The Candidatus Zixiibacteriota bacterium sequence CGCCTGGGAACATCATCGAATTCCAGAATCGATTTGATTTCAGAGCCAAAAATCAGGTAGTCATCGCAATCGTAGTAATAGAGGGGCTTGATACCGAGACGGTCGCGCACCAGAAACAGCCTCCGCTGTTTTTTATCGTATATCACGAAAGCGAACATCCCGCGCAGGTGGTGGACACAGTTCTCGCGATACTCCTCGTAGGCATGGATAATCGTTTCTGTATCGGATTTTGTTTTGTACTTATAGCCTTTGGATTTTAGACTCGACCTGATCTCGGCATGGTTGTAGATTTCGCCGTTAAAGACTATCCAGATTGAACCATCTTCGTTGGACATCGGCTGATGCCCTCCGGCCAGATCGATAATCGACAACCTCCGGAAACCGAGCCCGAGATTGCCATCGACGTACTCCCCGGAGTCATCGGGTCCCCGATGATAAAGAGTATCCGACATGCGGCGAATCAGTTCAGGCTCAACTCGGCGGCTGTTGTCCTTGAAATATA is a genomic window containing:
- a CDS encoding asparagine synthetase B, with amino-acid sequence MCGFCGIYFKDNSRRVEPELIRRMSDTLYHRGPDDSGEYVDGNLGLGFRRLSIIDLAGGHQPMSNEDGSIWIVFNGEIYNHAEIRSSLKSKGYKYKTKSDTETIIHAYEEYRENCVHHLRGMFAFVIYDKKQRRLFLVRDRLGIKPLYYYDCDDYLIFGSEIKSILEFDDVPRRLNHDALAEQMALKYTLDEQTLFTGIKKLMPGYSLTCQNSKIDLRKYWD